From Dermatophagoides farinae isolate YC_2012a chromosome 10, ASM2471394v1, whole genome shotgun sequence, a single genomic window includes:
- the LOC142597841 gene encoding uncharacterized protein LOC142597841, whose protein sequence is MTKIPEPLHIFGDFNQESYVTAIDIHKSNNGEIFVICGYHNGLISTWLLSTYRCQQQIQLDDHIKDKNIELSPVRSLIYINARQTLVIRLARGNVLLFHFDLNDSEKFYLINHWRTFELTFAKMTSLIDDLFIPYLDPDNSNQINLMHLYQPNVIIKIIAKEKIDHGIIMAIHSFIDSEKFLYNFIAYEDGFLTINKSYFDSNKTIMDSETISSIQIQNEGILHMDYNDCVKQGIACYAPNEVVLWKCSIGNERLIDNSKIKRFTINSESITCCSIRPDGKIFAIGSGDGRIRIFSTKIGRPLAVISYHHESIETLRFTLNLHSNNDGDNLKKYLLFASSQDGSISIWSLYNSDSNL, encoded by the coding sequence ATGACAAAAATACCTGAACCACTTCATATTTTTGGCGATTTTAATCAAGAATCCTATGTGACAGCTATTGATATTCACAAGTCCAACAATGGTGAGATTTTTGTAATCTGTGGCTATCACAATGGTCTTATTTCAACATGGTTACTTTCCACATATCGATGTCAACAACAGATACAATTAGATGATCATATAAAGGATAAAAATATCGAATTATCACCAGTAAGATCATTAATCTATATAAATGCTCGACAAACATTAGTGATACGATTGGCACGTGGAAATGTCttactttttcattttgatttgaatgattccgaaaaattttatcttaTAAATCATTGGCGTACATTTGAGCTAACATTTGCCAAAATGACCTCCCTAATAGACGATCTATTCATTCCATATCTAGATCCTGATAATtctaatcaaattaatttgatgCATTTATATCAACCCAACGTGATCATTAAAATCATagcaaaggaaaaaattgatcacgGAATCATAATGGccattcattcgtttattGATTCGGAAAAATTTCTCTACAATTTTATCGCATATGAAGATGGATTTCTAACAATTAACAAGAGTTATTTTGATTCTAATAAAACAATCATGGACTCGGAAACAATATCATCgattcaaatacaaaatgaaGGAATCCTTCATATGGATTACAATGATTGCGTAAAACAAGGTATAGCTTGTTATGCACCTAATGAAGTTGTTTTATGGAAATGTTCGATTGGTAATGAAAGGTTGATTGacaattcaaaaatcaaacgatTCACAATCAATAGTGAAAGTATAACCTGTTGTTCTATTCGACCGGATGGTAAAATTTTTGCTATCGGATCTGGTGATGGAAGAATTCGAATATTTTCGACTAAAATTGGACGACCATTAGCTGtaatatcatatcatcatgaatctATCGAAACACTTCGATTCACTTTAAATCTTCACTCTAATAACGATGgtgataatttgaaaaaatatctttTATTCGCCTCTTCTCAAGATGGATCCATTTCAATTTGGTCATTGTATAATAGCGATTcgaatttataa
- the Rpn12 gene encoding regulatory particle non-ATPase 12, whose product MNKKPAPALNDTVALSKMLQSEWERSNHNMEKIESYLSKLKLYLTKLQFLPIELGEQISKQELVVARDILEIGAFFSIETKNIPAFERYMAQLKCYYFDYSTDLTESTFKYQLLGLNLLCLLSQNRVSEFHTELELLPMKEIQNNVYIRHPVSLEQYLMEGSYNKIFLSKGNVPSKYYTFFIDILLDTIREDIAGCIEMAYDRISESEALRLLFFDAKDKAGLVQYAQRRRWTLNQKREYTFGHGKNRNDGAVAKIPAQKIAVQMLEYARELEMIV is encoded by the exons atgaataaaaaaccaGCACCAGCTTTAAATGATACGGTTGCTTTGTCCAAAATGTTGCAAAGTGAATGGGAGCGTTCGAATCACAATATGGAAAAGATTGAAAGCTATTTatccaaattgaaattgtatCTAACTAAACTTCAATTCTTGCCAATCGAATTGGGTGAGCAGATTTCCAAACAAGAATTGGTTGTTGCTCGAGATATACTCGAAATTggtgcatttttttccattgaaacaaaaaatataccCGCGTTTGAACGTTATATGGCTCAGCTTAAATgctattattttgattacaG cACGGATTTGACTGAATCAACATTTAAATATCAATTACTTGGCCTAAATTTGCTTTGTCTTCTTTCTCAGAATCGTGTATCTGAATTTCATACT GAATTGGAACTATTACCAATGAAAGAGATTCAAAACAATGTCTATATTCGTCATCCGGTTTCATTGGAACAATACCTAATGGAAGGAAGTTATAATAAGATTTTTCTATCCAAAGGAAATGTACCATCCAAGTATtatacatttttcattgacatACTATTGGACACTATTCGTGAAGATATTGCCGGTTGTATTGAAATGGCATATGATCGAATAAGCGAATCAGAAGCATtgcgtttgttgttttttgatgcTAAAGACAAAGCAGGATTAGTACAATATGCTCAACGTCGTCGATGGACATTGAATCAGAAACGTGAATATACATTTGGTCATGGTAAAAATCGTAACGATGGTGCTGTTGCCAAGATTCCGGCCCAGAAAATTGCCGTACAAATGTTGGAATATGCACGTGAATTAGAAATGATTGTATAA